DNA from Petrotoga sibirica DSM 13575:
AACAAAAGAATAAGCGAGAAAGAAGAGAAAAAAATTATGAGAAGAATAGAAAATATCGATTTTGAAGGCACTGAAAAAGACGGGGAAACAATCAAAGTAAAAGTAAAAAAGCCCGAGAAAAAAGTAAAATCAGTCGATACTTTCATTTCATTATTAATAAGTAAAGCAAAAAAGAAAGGAAATAAGTTATCTTATTCCGATATCGATAATGCTATTCCTGCAAATATAGCGGATGAAATTGATAGTGATTATATAGAAAAGATATATGAGGCTTTGGAAGCAGAAGGAATAGAAATAATAGAAGGGGACGTTGAAGAAGAGAAAGATTCCTTAAATGAATCGGAATATGAAAATGACGAGGTTGAAGAACTATTTTCAGATACAGGGCTTCAAATGTATGACAACATCTCCTTAGGTGATCCTATAAAAATATATCTTAAAGAAATAAGCAAAGTTGACCTTTTAAGCCCTTCCAGAGAAAGGCAATTAGCTAGAAGAGCACAAAAAGGTGATCAAAAAGCCAGAGACGAATTGATAAAGGCAAATTTAAGGTTAGTTATCAGTATAGCGAAAAGATACATAGGTAGAGGTTTGACTTTTTTGGATCTGATCCAAGAGGGAAATATCGGATTGATAAAGGCTGTTGACAAATTTGACTGGAGAAAAGGCTTTAAGTTCTCAACTTATGCTACATGGTGGATTAGACAGGCAATCACTAGATCCATAGCTGATCAAGCAAGAACGATTAGAATTCCAGTTCATTTAGTAGAAACTATAAATAGAATGAACAAAGTCATTAGAGATTATTTGCAAGAAAACGGAGATTATCCTTCAGCAAAAGAACTTGCAGAAATTTTAGATAAGCCAGAAGATAAAATTAATGAAATCCTAATAAGTGCAAAAGATGTACTTTCTTTAAATTCACCTATATCCAGTGGTAATGGTGACGATGAAGAATCTGAAACAGGAGATTTCATCAGTACCGATGAAACAACTCCCGAAGAAGAAGCTCAAAAAATGATTATGAAAGAAAGGCTGGAGGAAGTACTTGACACCTTAAATTCTAAAGAAGCTTTGGTTTTGAAAATGAGGTATGGATTCTTAGATGGTAAACAAAAGACGTTAGAAGAAGTTGGACAATTCTTCAACGTTACAAGGGAAAGAATAAGGCAGATAGAAACTAAGGCGTTGAGAAAATTGAGACATCCTAACAGAGTGGCACAACTAAAAGATATTGTAGAAATTTAATGAAAAAGGCCGCCTCGTTAGGCGGTTTTTTAAATTTAATTCGTTTCTACCATTATACATTTGATAAAAGAAAACTCTACACCAGGTAATTTTTCTAAATATTTTTCAATTTCATCTGATTCTGCACCTGGTTGGAACCAAAATTTTCTGAATCCTTCTTCATATGCCTCTTTAACAGCTGTTATTCCAATTTGTGGGGGAACGACAAAAACAATCAAATCTATTTCATCTTTAGGTAGATCTTTTACAGAAGCGTATGTTTTTATTCCTTCGATTTCCTCATACTTTGGGTTAATTGGATAAATTGTAAAACCTTTATCTTTTAAAT
Protein-coding regions in this window:
- a CDS encoding sigma-70 family RNA polymerase sigma factor, which produces MKGGNYVNNKRISEKEEKKIMRRIENIDFEGTEKDGETIKVKVKKPEKKVKSVDTFISLLISKAKKKGNKLSYSDIDNAIPANIADEIDSDYIEKIYEALEAEGIEIIEGDVEEEKDSLNESEYENDEVEELFSDTGLQMYDNISLGDPIKIYLKEISKVDLLSPSRERQLARRAQKGDQKARDELIKANLRLVISIAKRYIGRGLTFLDLIQEGNIGLIKAVDKFDWRKGFKFSTYATWWIRQAITRSIADQARTIRIPVHLVETINRMNKVIRDYLQENGDYPSAKELAEILDKPEDKINEILISAKDVLSLNSPISSGNGDDEESETGDFISTDETTPEEEAQKMIMKERLEEVLDTLNSKEALVLKMRYGFLDGKQKTLEEVGQFFNVTRERIRQIETKALRKLRHPNRVAQLKDIVEI
- a CDS encoding CoA-binding protein produces the protein MEKICELKQQGGIVLIDLKNIKNIAIIGATRNKEKYGYKILENLKDKGFTIYPINPKYEEIEGIKTYASVKDLPKDEIDLIVFVVPPQIGITAVKEAYEEGFRKFWFQPGAESDEIEKYLEKLPGVEFSFIKCIMVETN